The Phalacrocorax carbo chromosome 11, bPhaCar2.1, whole genome shotgun sequence genome includes a region encoding these proteins:
- the C1GALT1C1 gene encoding C1GALT1-specific chaperone 1, whose translation MISESSSFVKGVVLGGAFCMLVTLLGHIKVGHGTKAHHHEHHHIQAPNKEDVLNLSEGERVELSKSIRIYCIVLVKPKDLGHWAAARETWSKHCDKAEFYSSENIKVFDSVTLNTNDMWVMMRKAYKITYERYKDEFNWFFLAYPTTFAIIENLKYFLLKKDPSQPFYIGHTVKSGDLEYVDGEGGIVLSIESLRRLSHVLEDSDKCPEQGGMIWKLAEDKQLAICLKYTGVFAENAEDSEGKDVFNTKSVGALIKEAMSTHPQQVVDGCCSDMAITFSGLAPNHMHVMMYGVYRLRPYGHTYNDALIFLPPAGSDND comes from the coding sequence ATGATTTCCGAAAGCAGCTCCTTCGTGAAGGGCGTGGTGCTGGGAGGAGCCTTCTGCATGTTGGTGACACTCCTCGGACACATAAAGGTGGGCCATGGGACCAAAGCACATCACCACGAGCACCATCACATCCAGGCTCCCAACAAAGAAGACGTCTTAAACCTTTCGGAAGGTGAACGTGTGGAGCTCAGTAAAAGCATCCGCATTTATTGTATCGTCCTTGTGAAACCAAAAGATCTGGGGCACTGGGCTGCGGCGAGAGAGACGTGGAGCAAGCACTGCGACAAGGCAGAATTCTACAGCTCTGAAAACATCAAAGTGTTTGATTCTGTAACCCTCAACACAAACGATATGTGGGTGATGATGAGAAAAGCTTACAAGATAACGTATGAACGCTACAAAGATGAATTCAACTGGTTCTTCCTTGCATACCCAACAACATTTGCTATTATTGAAAATCTCAAGtatttcttactgaaaaaagACCCCTCGCAGCCTTTTTATATAGGCCATACTGTGAAATCTGGTGACCTTGAGTATGTAGATGGTGAGGGAGGAATCGTCTTAAGCATCGAATCACTAAGACGACTCTCCCATGTTCTCGAAGACTCTGACAAGTGTCCAGAGCAAGGAGGCATGATCTGGAAGCTTGCCGAGGATAAACAGCTAGCCATCTGCCTGAAGTATACAGGAGTGTTTGCCGAAAACGCAGAagattcagaaggaaaagacGTCTTTAACACTAAATCAGTCGGTGCTCTCATTAAGGAAGCAATGTCTACTCATCCTCAGCAGGTGGTGGACGGCTGCTGCTCCGACATGGCCATCACATTCAGCGGACTGGCCCCAAACCACATGCACGTGATGATGTACGGCGTTTACAGGCTGAGACCCTATGGCCACACGTACAACGATGCACTCATCTTCCTTCCGCCTGCGGGCTCGGACAATGACTGA